The genomic DNA GACTTCAAGGTTAACTTTTCTTCCTACGCTAAACGCATCAATGATCGTTTGCTCTGCGGTATGAGGAACAATGGTTAGTTTAAACGCATTTTTTCGCAAGTCGTTGATCGTTAGGCTGATGCCATCAACTGTAATGGAGCCTTTTTGCGCCACATAACGCTCTAATTCACTCGGCAGTTCCACCCAATACTCAACGGCACGACCAACGGGCACTCTCTCAATGATAGTGCCTACACCATCAACATGTCCGGAAACGATATGCCCACCAAAACGAGTGGTCGGTAACATGGCTTTTTCCAAATTCACCTTGTCCCCCACTTGGTAGTGAGCAAAGCCTGTTTTAGTCAATGTTTCTACCGATAAATCTGCCGTAAATGAGCGGTGGTCAAAACGCACTACAGTTAAACAAATACCATTAGTGGCAATACTGTCACCGAGTTTGACATCCGACATGTCCAAAAGCCCAGTGTCCACCGTTATGGAGATATCTTCCCCTTTATTGGTAATAGCATCTAGTGTACCAACGGCTTCAACGATACCGGTAAACATAGTTATTCCTACTCTATTTTGATTGCTTAAATGTTGCTACCAGCTTTATATCTGGCCCTACCTGAGTGAGCTGTTCCACATTCAACTCAATGGCCTGATCCATATCGGTCAACCCAAGAAGGTTAACTAAGCCTCGTCCATCCGTGCCCATAATTTTAGGCGCTAAATAGACAATGAGTTCATCCACAAGGCCTTGTTCGATAAAACTGGCGGCTAAGGTTGCACCGGCTTCTACCCAGATATGGTTAATATTGTGTTGCGAGGCTAGGTTTGCAAGTAGCTCGGGTAAATCAATACCATCTTTTGTTGTTCTCGTTTGCGGCGTGACGTTATCCGTAATCACCAACACTTCGCCATCGGCACTAAACAGTCGCATGTCAGCAGTAAGGTGACGCTGACGATCCAGAATCACCCGTAACGGTTGTCTCACCTCTCCTTGCGGATAAGCTTGCTGATGATCAGCTGATAGCTCAGTAACACGCACATTTAAAGAGGCACTATCATCAATAACGGTTTTTGATGTGGACAAAATAGCCCCTGATTGCGCACGATAAAGCTGAACATCCGCCCGTGCCTGAGGGCTAGTGATCCACTGACTTTTGCCATTACTTAGGGCTGTTTTACCATCTAAACTGGCTGCCATTTTTAACTGAACCCAAGGTAAGCCAGTACGCATTTTCTTTAAAAATGGGCGATTAATGCGTTCGGCCTCTGGCTCTAACAAGCCCACCAATACTTCAATACCCGCCTCTCGTAACATGGCGATACCCTTACCGCCCACTTGAGGGTTAGGATCTTGCATGGCACAGATAACACGAGCCACACCTGCCTTAATTAGCCCTTCGGCACAAGGGGGAGTGCGCCCATAATGAGAGCAAGGCTCAAGAGTCACATAAGCGGTCGCCCCCCTTGCCTTATCACCGGCCATGCGCAAAGCATGCACTTCCGCATGCGGACCACCGGCGCGAATATGATACCCCTCACCAACAATCGTTTGTTGTTGTGTAATCACACAACCAACGTTAGGGTTTGGGTGAGTAGTAAATCGACCCTTTTCAGCCAATTTAATCGCTTTCGCCATCATCTGATGGTCAAATAAAGAAAAGTGCATTTAAACTACTCTTTTGCTGTGGGTTTTATGGGGGCAGTTGAGGATAAAAATCAATCTTCCAGTTTAGCGATCTCTTCGCCAAACTCTCTAATATCTTCAAAACTGCGATACACAGAGGCAAAGCGGATATAAGCGACCTTATCTAACTCTTTAAGTTGTTCCATGACTAGATTACCAATCATGTCACTGGACACTTCACGTTCGCCTGTGGCGCGCAATTTCGAGTTAATAATACTCATAGATAACTCAACAGCATCGGCACTAACCGGACGCTTTTCTAAGGCGCGATGCAAACCATTTGCTAATTTATCTTCATTGAAAGGTTCACGGTTACCGTTTGATTTAATGACCTTAGGCATCACCAACTCAGCCGTTTCAAACGTGGTGAAACGTTCCTTACAAGCAAGGCATTGGCGACGACGACGCACTTGATGCCCGTCAGCAACCAATCTTGAATCGATAACTTTGGTCTCATTTTCTGAACAAAATGGGCAATGCATACAAGCTCCATGATTACGGTTTAATTTTACACCCGCAAGGTTACAATATTTAGTCAGTGTAACGGATTTACCTATTGGATTCGAGGATGTTCCTTAAAGGGATAACTTCAAAAAAGGGCTCTGTGATAGAGCCCTCATTCTTTTCGACGACTGAATAGACAAAATTATAATAACTTTGAATTTCATGTTCTTACTTTAGGTTTGTAACAAATACTAAGGGCGAGCTAAATAATCCCCCTTGCCTACCCATTTGTAGCTGGTGAGTTCCTCTAATCCCATCGGTCCGCGCGCATGCAATTTTTGAGTGGACACGGCCACTTCAGCCCCTAATCCAAATTGCGCGCCGTCGGTAAACCTTGTAGATGCATTCACGTATACAGCGGCAGAGCCGGCAGCATTAATAAAGCGTTCTGCGTTAGTAAGATCATTGGTCATAATCGCATCTGAATGGCTGGCATTATGATCACGCATATGTTTAATAGCGCCCTCTACGTCATCAACCACTTTAACCCCAAGCGTGAACGCTAACCATTCTGTATCAAAGTCACCTTGCTCTGCAGCTCGGACGTTATCTGCATCGCTAAAATAAACTAAAGCAGAGGCATCTGCGACAAACTCAACTTTCCCGTTCAGCTGCTTGGCTAATTTAGTGATAAATTCCTCGGCTACAGCTTGGTGTACTAGCAGAGTATCGAGTGAGTTACACGCTGATGGACGTTGCACTTTTGAGTTTTCAACCACAGTTAATGAGCGTGCCATATCAGCACTTTCATCGACGAAGATATGAGAAATACCAAAACCACCAATGATGACAGGTATGGTGCTGTTCTCTTTACACATTTTATGTAAGCCCGCTCCACCTCGAGGAATAATCATGTCGACGTATTCATCCAGTTTCAACAGTTTAGACACCAACTCACGGTCAGGCTTATCGATATATTGAACCGAAGCTGCGGGTAATCCTGCTTGCTGTAACGCAGTTTGAATAACCTTAACCAGTGCCATATTGGAGTGGAAAGTCTCTCTGCCACCACGCAAGATACTCCCGTTGCCCGTTTTTAAACATAAAGAGGCAATATCTATGGTGACATTAGGTCTGGCTTCATAAATTACGCCAACCACACCTAATGGCACGCGACGGCGAGATAAAGCTAAACCATTTTCTAAGACGCGACTATCCAGTTCACTACCAATAGGATCGCTCAGTTTGATGACGTTACGCACGTCATCGGCAATAGCAGCCAATCTGGCTTCCGTTAATAACAGGCGATCTAACAGAGCTTCGCTCATGCCCGCATCTCGACCCTTTTGAATATCAATAGCATTGGCATCGAGAATGGTCTGCGATTGCTTCAATAACTCATCAGCCATAATAGCCAACGCCTGATTTTTAGTTGCTGTTGTGCTGGTCGCTAGAGCAAAAGACGCTTGTTTTGCACGCTGGCCAAGTTGAATTAAATCCACTGTGTTCATCCTCAAAAAATTTCGTTGATTAATACCCGTCACTGTAAATAACGGCTCATTGACTGTGATGGGCCTTAATCCTGCATCATGACTAAATCATCGCGGTGTATCACTTCTGAGCCATAATCATGCCCTAACACCTCGCCGATTGCCTTACTATGCATCCCTTTAATTTGTGTTAAATCGTCACTGGAGTAACGCACTAATCCCTTAGCTACAAGTTGTCCAGATTGAGTCACAATACGTGCCACCTCACCACGAGCAAAGTGACCATTTACGCCAACAACCCCTTTAGCAAGAAGGCTACTACCTTTACTTTGTAAGGCATTGACGGCACCATCATCAATGGTAACGTCACCTGACGCAGCAGGGCCGGCTAAGATCCAGCGTTTACGATTCTCTAAAGAGCCAGCAATTGGCCAAAAGCGCGTTCCACAGGGTGATGAAGAGACACTCTCTAAAATCACATTTTTTGCACTGCCCGCGGCTATGATCACTTCAATACCGGCACGTCTAGCAATATCTGCGGCTTGCAATTTCGTTGCCATACCACCCGTACCTAAAGTGGTACCACTGCCACCAGCAATTTTACGTAATGTTTTGTCAATGGTGGTCACTTCACGAATCAGCTCAGCCTTAGGGTTATTTCTTGGGTCCGCTGTAAATAAACCCGGTTGATCCGTTAAAAGAAGCAGTTTGTCTGCACCACAGAGTATCCCCACTAAAGCAGACAAGTTGTCATTGTCTCCCACTTTAATTTCCGTGATCGAAACAGCATCATTCTCATTAACGACAGGAATAATGTGGTGCGCGATTAACGCATTCATCGTATCTCTAGCGTTCAGGAAACGCTCTCTGTCTTCTAAATCCGCTCGGGTTAGTAACATCTGACCAATTTTAAGGTCATATATGGCAAAGAGGGATTCCCACACTTGAATAAGGTGTGACTGACCCACCGCGGCTAGGAGTTGTTTGGTTGCCATCGATTTGACAAGATTTGGATGACCTAGTTGCTCGCGCCCTGCAGCAATGGCACCTGATGAAACAAGAACAAGGTTGTACCCTTGTTTCTTCAATTCTGCGCACTGACGTACAAGTTCTACCATATGAGCGCGATTAAGAAACTGAGATCCTCCAGTTAACACGCTGGTGCCGAGTTTCACTACAACAGTCTTAGCTTGCATTCGTTACTCATTGATTCTTGATAAATAATGGTCTTTTTTAACAAGCTCAGCTCAGTTGCACAAGTAAAAAAGCAAAAAGGCACCTAAAGGCGCCTTTAATGGTTTTATTGCTATGCCATTTATTCGCTATGCAATCGCCTCAGAGTCATCGTGCAGTGCAAATTCAAAAGCAAACTGTTCACTCAGTTGAGCTTGAATCTTTGATTGAAACACAGATTGCGTGCGCTTTACTTCCGCAGCGGCCGTACTAGGCACTTTTTCATCGACCCAAATGCCCGATGCATTATATTTACCATGATGGAAACGTGCGATACAGACTGTCCCTTCATCTTGCTTTTCAAGCTCCATCCACCATCCCCAAAACTCACGACACTCTGGAGATTTGCTATCATCCACACACACGGACAAGCAATCAAACAAAAATAGATTCGGTTGGCACTCTGCTTCACGTAAATAAGGGCCGATAGCTTTAAGCTTTGAGATCATTCGATGATAAGTAGGCTGCTTTCCTGACATAATAACTCCCTTTATTATTTTGCAACGTAAGCCAATCAACATTTATTGTTAATCAATAGTTACACAAGCAGTACTTATCATGCCATTAATTTAACATACGTGTCACGACTTTAATTCTTCTAACAGCCAGTCCACCGCTAAATCTAACGATTTTTGATAGCCAGAGCTCAAATTTTTCGATGGCACTTTCACCGCTCTGCCCACTTTACTTGACATTGCAATCAGCTGATTATCGCTATGCGGTGCAATTACGTCCCCCTCTAAAGAGATGGCTAGAATAGGCACGCTGGTTTTTCTTGAGGCCAATAAGCCTTGTGTTTTTAGCGACCATGCCGACATTTGCCCCGCCAAACTCGATATATCAATGGGCAATTTACCTAATCGAGAGCCCAACACATCAAAATACATTTTTGGCATCTTATTAAGCTTATCAGGGGAAGATAAAATATCATGAACTGGCGCGCCAATGGCGACACAGGCTTTAATGCGCGTTTGCTCTAAAAAGCTAAGGCGTACCAAAGCGTTACCGCCGAAACGAAACCCTAGCAAGCCCACATTCCAATGATCAATAAAAGGGACTTGTGGTAAATAATCGATCACCGCTTGATGCAGGCAACAGGAGTCTTCCGACAATGTCCAATTACTGCTTTTGCCCACAGACGGCATATCTATGGTCAACATAGCAAATTCATTAGGGGCCAAATGATCAAGGAACAGCTTCCACATATCCGTTTGCACGCTATCTAAACCAGCACAGACTACCACTACCGGCAGCGGGCGCTCAGTGTGGGGTAAATGCAAGTTCGCTTGAATGGTTTTGCCTTTATAAGGAATGTTCAGTTGCTTAAACACATACTGACTGACATTTGATGCTTCTTCGTAAGCTTTATTGGCCAACACATGCGCCTGTAAAGAGAGATTATCCCCTTTGATGTGAGGATAAGCTGCAATACTAAAATACAAACTGGCTTTGTATAAAGCTAGAGCAGCCTCCTCACCTTTTAATTCAGTGGCGCGCCTTTGATGCACCATACCGGCTTGAGTCCACTCATAAGCCCAGTTTCCGGAGTGAAACCCCATCACAGTATCCAACCATTCATCCTTAGTTCGAGAATGTTTAGACGATGATATACGAGCTAAAACCTCTTCTTGTTCTATGGGATCAGCCCCTTGCCAAATCCACTGCAAGCGACGCAAGTTTCGATACCATGAGCTCTGAGGCTTGTCTTCTAAAACACTTAAGCTACTTGGCATATACGGCGTCAAACTGGACGTCTCTTTTGCTTGATGGTGTTTGGCAAAGAGTTTCTCTGAAAGGTTTTTATTGGTGTCATCAATCATAATAAGGCGCTCTGTGAATTAAACTCATGCTAAAGCATAAACAAAAAATGCCTCTAAAATAGAGGCATTTCAAATGAATATTATTTACGAAATACCGTAAATAATACCAATCACACTAAGTAAGTGCTCAGAAATAGCGCAGGAAAAACCCTCTAAAACAAGGCAGGATTTTTCGATAAGTAGTTATTCTACAATCAAAAATTCTAACGCCGTTATCGAGTATTTTAACAAGCTATAATGACCCGTTATTTAGTACGATGGGTATAAGTCTGTTGACCAACTATTTACGCTTGCGATTAACCGGCTCAACAAAAGTAAGCTGCATATCCCAAGGTTGTTCGATCCAAGTTTCTTGCTCAATATCGACCACATAGTCATCCAGCAATTCAACACCAGAAGGTTTGGCACATACTGCAATTAATTTAGCTTTAGGGTACATTTTACGTAACTGACGTGCAGTTTCACCGCTATCGACTAAATCTTCAACAATCAGGAAGCCTTCTCCATCACCCTCAGGGGCCTTAAGAATGCTCATATCACGCTGGTGATCGTGGTCATAGCTTGAGATACAAATAGTATCTACATAACGAATCCCTAGTTCACGAGCAAGAATAGCTGCGGGTACTAAACCACCGCGGCTTACACCCCAAATCCCTTTCCACTGTTCGGCTGGCATTTGACGCCTAGCAAGTTCGCGACAGTTGGTTTGCATTTCATCCCAAGTGATGATGTATTTTTTTGGCATAACTGGAAAACCTATTTAAGACAATATTAAGCGGCTAGAATATATTTCAAAATAAATATAGCAGACATCACCCAAACACTGAGAGAAACCTCGCGACCCTTACCACTCAATAATTTTATTGCTGCGTAAGAAATAAAGCCTAAGCTAATGCCCTCTGCAATAGAGAAAGTTAATGGCATTAATAAGCAAGTGACCACTACTGGTGCTGCCTCTGAAATGTCACTCCAGTCGATATTAACCAAACCAGATAACATTAAGATAGCGACATAAAATAACGCACCCGCTGTAGCGTATGCCGGAATCATACCCGCTAATGGTGAAAACAGCAAAGCCAATAAGAAAAGTACGCCAACCGTTACCGCAGTCAGGCCTGTACGGCCACCAGCGGCAACACCGGCTGTAGATTCAACATAAGAAGTGGTATTTGAAGTACCAAGCAAAGCACCAACAGATGTTGCAGTAGAATCGGCAAGTAACGCCTTGTTTAAACGAGGTAATTTACCATCTTCTGTCATTAGATTCGCTTTTGAAGCTACACCAACAAGTGTGCCCGCAGTATCAAATAGATCGACAAATAAGAAGGCAAAGATGACCGAGATCATGCCAACCTCAAACACACCTGCAAAATCTAGTTGCATAAATGTAGGCGCGATACTTGGCGGTGTCGCGATAATCCCGTGGTATTGCACGTCACCCAAAAGCAAGCCTAAAACCGTAACGGCTAAAATAGCAATCATCACAGCGCCGCGTACCCCACGGTGCACTAAACCAATGGTAATAAAGAAGCCAATCGCACCGAGTACAGCATGCAAACCGGTAATATCTCCCAATGAAACCAAAGTGCCTGGGTGACCAACAACAATACCAGCATTCTTTAGTCCGATAAATGCTAGGAAAAGGCCAATACCTGCAGAAATACCTGTACGTAGTGACATAGGAATTGAGTTAATGATCCATTCACGAATGCGTAATAGACTCAGTAGAACAAACAAGATACCAGAGACAAAGACTGCCGCTAAAGCCACTTGCCAAGTGTAACCCATTCCTAATACAACACCGTAAGTGAAGAAGGCATTAAGTCCCATACCTGGTGCTTGAGCAATAGGGTAGTTAGCGTATAGGCCCATGACCATACAACCAATTGCAGCGGCTAAACATGTCGCGACAAAAACAGCGCCATGATCCATGCCTGTTGCAGATAGCATTGTTGGGTTAACGAAAATAATATAAGCCATTGTCAGGAAGGTCGTAATACCTGCAATGATTTCAGTGCGAACCGTCGTTCCATGTTCACGTAGTTTGAATAGCTTCTCCAGCATTCTCAATCCCTAAAAATATGTAAAAGTAAACGTTTGCGTAATAAAATAGGCGAGAATTATAGTGAGTTATAGAGTTAAATGCCATCTGTTTTACTTATAAAGTACACCACCCCAACATGAGTAACATTAACCCACACAACAAAAACAATTAAGCCCTTGTTATATAAAGACCCAATATGAGCATTATCGTGTATTGGATTCTATTATTCTCGCTATTTCACCATGCTATTGTTGATGGTTTCTTATTATTTGTTATTGGAAATAAGAGCCAACTTGCCTATAAAAATGCCATTTGAAACATAATTGATGGTAATACCAATCACAGTAATTAAGTGGTCAGAAATAGCGCAGGAAAAACACTTGAGAACAAGGCGCTATTTTTGATAAGTAGTTGTTCTACATTCAAAAATTGCAACGCCGTTATCATGTGTTTTAACAAGCTAGAATGGTCAGTTAATTACTACGATTGGTATAATACCAGCCACGGCCAGAAATCGTACAGGAACAACACGAAAATAGTTCATCATTTTACCCAGACGAAAAAAAAGCCGCTCCAGATGGGCGGCTTATGAAATCAGTAATTAATTTCTAAAAATATCAGGGTGAACCGAAGTTCGATCACATGCTTAAAATCCTAATCTAAGGATTGAAACTCTACATTTAAAATATATCAACCAAAAGGGCAACACATTGAAATGTAGAATTCAAAGTTAACCAATTGAAAAACAAATGATTTACACTTTAATTTCAGCATTGATGTAGACAATAATGAGCGGGGTGGCTCATAGAAGGGGTATCTACATCGAGGCTTTATATTAGCGATAGTGTAATTTAATTACAAGTATTTTCTTAACTTCCATTAAATAAATTCAAATCTGCCTAATTATGCGCCTTTTTTGGTAATTTAATTTCACCTGCGAAATAAATGTTCTATCTTTCGCCATATAAAACGCATTGCCTATAGTGAATCGTTGGATATTTAAACAGTGTAGCATTGTTACAATATTGACTTCATCTGTCCAAGACCCCCTCAGAATGATATCCTGCCAAGTATCAGCCATTCGATTCAAAATCAATGCATCACCGTCTAATTACAGTAGTTAATCTTTATTCACTACTGCTGTTACCCATGAAGGAGCATCACCATGTCGCAGTTTCTCAACCAAATCAGCCAGCTATCAAATAACCCAATTTGGCCATTCTTTGCCAACATTTGTTCTATCCCTCACCCATCAAAACACGAACAAGCCTTATCTGATCACATAGTGACTTGGGCCAAAGAGCAAGGGCTTTCAGTAAAAGCCGATGCGGCAGGTAACTTGTTTCTAAAAAAACCGGCTACAGCAGGAATGGAAAACAAAAAAGGGGTAGTACTGCAAGCTCATATCGATATGGTGCCGCAGAAAAATGAAGATACCGACCACGACTTTACTCAAGATCCAATTCGCCCATATATTGATGGTGAGTGGGTAACAGCCACTGGCACCACACTGGGTGCTGACAATGGTATCGGCATGGCATCATGCCTTGCCGTACTGGCGGCAAAAGATATTGAACATGGTCCAATTGAAGTGTTGCTTACTATTGATGAAGAAGCAGGTATGACAGGGGCATTCGCCCTGCAACCAGGCTGGCTTGAAGGTGATATTCTGCTTAATACGGATTCAGAGCAGGAAGGTGAAGTCTACATGGGTTGCGCTGGAGGCATTGACTCAAGCCTAGATTTTGCCATTGTTCGTGAAGCTATCCCTGAAGGGTTCGTCACTAAAAAACTGCTGTTAAAAGGACTAAAAGGTGGCCACTCAGGTTGTGATATTCATACCGGTCGCGGCAATGCCAATAAACTGATGGCACGCTTTTTAGCGAACTACGCCCAGCAACTTGAGTTGAAATTAATTGATTTCAATGGCGGAAGTCTGCGCAATGCTATCCCTCGTGAAGCAGCCGCCACTGTCGCCCTTCCTTCTCACAACCTAGACAAACTGCAACAGTTGTACACAGAATTTACAACCACCCTACAACAGGAATTAGCAGCAATAGAAACCACGCTGGTTACTTTTATCGAACAGAGCGACGCTCCATTTGATGCGTTCTCACAACAGAGTCAGCAAGCATTTGTAGCCGCACTCAATGCCTGTCCAAA from Vibrio rarus includes the following:
- a CDS encoding riboflavin synthase — translated: MFTGIVEAVGTLDAITNKGEDISITVDTGLLDMSDVKLGDSIATNGICLTVVRFDHRSFTADLSVETLTKTGFAHYQVGDKVNLEKAMLPTTRFGGHIVSGHVDGVGTIIERVPVGRAVEYWVELPSELERYVAQKGSITVDGISLTINDLRKNAFKLTIVPHTAEQTIIDAFSVGRKVNLEVDVLARYMERLLGMGSEQQQNSTPMTMEFLQQNGFA
- the ribD gene encoding bifunctional diaminohydroxyphosphoribosylaminopyrimidine deaminase/5-amino-6-(5-phosphoribosylamino)uracil reductase RibD; this encodes MHFSLFDHQMMAKAIKLAEKGRFTTHPNPNVGCVITQQQTIVGEGYHIRAGGPHAEVHALRMAGDKARGATAYVTLEPCSHYGRTPPCAEGLIKAGVARVICAMQDPNPQVGGKGIAMLREAGIEVLVGLLEPEAERINRPFLKKMRTGLPWVQLKMAASLDGKTALSNGKSQWITSPQARADVQLYRAQSGAILSTSKTVIDDSASLNVRVTELSADHQQAYPQGEVRQPLRVILDRQRHLTADMRLFSADGEVLVITDNVTPQTRTTKDGIDLPELLANLASQHNINHIWVEAGATLAASFIEQGLVDELIVYLAPKIMGTDGRGLVNLLGLTDMDQAIELNVEQLTQVGPDIKLVATFKQSK
- the nrdR gene encoding transcriptional regulator NrdR — translated: MHCPFCSENETKVIDSRLVADGHQVRRRRQCLACKERFTTFETAELVMPKVIKSNGNREPFNEDKLANGLHRALEKRPVSADAVELSMSIINSKLRATGEREVSSDMIGNLVMEQLKELDKVAYIRFASVYRSFEDIREFGEEIAKLED
- a CDS encoding glutamate-5-semialdehyde dehydrogenase, with protein sequence MDLIQLGQRAKQASFALATSTTATKNQALAIMADELLKQSQTILDANAIDIQKGRDAGMSEALLDRLLLTEARLAAIADDVRNVIKLSDPIGSELDSRVLENGLALSRRRVPLGVVGVIYEARPNVTIDIASLCLKTGNGSILRGGRETFHSNMALVKVIQTALQQAGLPAASVQYIDKPDRELVSKLLKLDEYVDMIIPRGGAGLHKMCKENSTIPVIIGGFGISHIFVDESADMARSLTVVENSKVQRPSACNSLDTLLVHQAVAEEFITKLAKQLNGKVEFVADASALVYFSDADNVRAAEQGDFDTEWLAFTLGVKVVDDVEGAIKHMRDHNASHSDAIMTNDLTNAERFINAAGSAAVYVNASTRFTDGAQFGLGAEVAVSTQKLHARGPMGLEELTSYKWVGKGDYLARP
- the proB gene encoding glutamate 5-kinase, whose product is MQAKTVVVKLGTSVLTGGSQFLNRAHMVELVRQCAELKKQGYNLVLVSSGAIAAGREQLGHPNLVKSMATKQLLAAVGQSHLIQVWESLFAIYDLKIGQMLLTRADLEDRERFLNARDTMNALIAHHIIPVVNENDAVSITEIKVGDNDNLSALVGILCGADKLLLLTDQPGLFTADPRNNPKAELIREVTTIDKTLRKIAGGSGTTLGTGGMATKLQAADIARRAGIEVIIAAGSAKNVILESVSSSPCGTRFWPIAGSLENRKRWILAGPAASGDVTIDDGAVNALQSKGSSLLAKGVVGVNGHFARGEVARIVTQSGQLVAKGLVRYSSDDLTQIKGMHSKAIGEVLGHDYGSEVIHRDDLVMMQD
- the crl gene encoding sigma factor-binding protein Crl — translated: MSGKQPTYHRMISKLKAIGPYLREAECQPNLFLFDCLSVCVDDSKSPECREFWGWWMELEKQDEGTVCIARFHHGKYNASGIWVDEKVPSTAAAEVKRTQSVFQSKIQAQLSEQFAFEFALHDDSEAIA
- the frsA gene encoding esterase FrsA, translating into MIDDTNKNLSEKLFAKHHQAKETSSLTPYMPSSLSVLEDKPQSSWYRNLRRLQWIWQGADPIEQEEVLARISSSKHSRTKDEWLDTVMGFHSGNWAYEWTQAGMVHQRRATELKGEEAALALYKASLYFSIAAYPHIKGDNLSLQAHVLANKAYEEASNVSQYVFKQLNIPYKGKTIQANLHLPHTERPLPVVVVCAGLDSVQTDMWKLFLDHLAPNEFAMLTIDMPSVGKSSNWTLSEDSCCLHQAVIDYLPQVPFIDHWNVGLLGFRFGGNALVRLSFLEQTRIKACVAIGAPVHDILSSPDKLNKMPKMYFDVLGSRLGKLPIDISSLAGQMSAWSLKTQGLLASRKTSVPILAISLEGDVIAPHSDNQLIAMSSKVGRAVKVPSKNLSSGYQKSLDLAVDWLLEELKS
- the gpt gene encoding xanthine phosphoribosyltransferase, translated to MPKKYIITWDEMQTNCRELARRQMPAEQWKGIWGVSRGGLVPAAILARELGIRYVDTICISSYDHDHQRDMSILKAPEGDGEGFLIVEDLVDSGETARQLRKMYPKAKLIAVCAKPSGVELLDDYVVDIEQETWIEQPWDMQLTFVEPVNRKRK
- a CDS encoding NCS2 family permease; amino-acid sequence: MLEKLFKLREHGTTVRTEIIAGITTFLTMAYIIFVNPTMLSATGMDHGAVFVATCLAAAIGCMVMGLYANYPIAQAPGMGLNAFFTYGVVLGMGYTWQVALAAVFVSGILFVLLSLLRIREWIINSIPMSLRTGISAGIGLFLAFIGLKNAGIVVGHPGTLVSLGDITGLHAVLGAIGFFITIGLVHRGVRGAVMIAILAVTVLGLLLGDVQYHGIIATPPSIAPTFMQLDFAGVFEVGMISVIFAFLFVDLFDTAGTLVGVASKANLMTEDGKLPRLNKALLADSTATSVGALLGTSNTTSYVESTAGVAAGGRTGLTAVTVGVLFLLALLFSPLAGMIPAYATAGALFYVAILMLSGLVNIDWSDISEAAPVVVTCLLMPLTFSIAEGISLGFISYAAIKLLSGKGREVSLSVWVMSAIFILKYILAA
- a CDS encoding aminoacyl-histidine dipeptidase, producing MSQFLNQISQLSNNPIWPFFANICSIPHPSKHEQALSDHIVTWAKEQGLSVKADAAGNLFLKKPATAGMENKKGVVLQAHIDMVPQKNEDTDHDFTQDPIRPYIDGEWVTATGTTLGADNGIGMASCLAVLAAKDIEHGPIEVLLTIDEEAGMTGAFALQPGWLEGDILLNTDSEQEGEVYMGCAGGIDSSLDFAIVREAIPEGFVTKKLLLKGLKGGHSGCDIHTGRGNANKLMARFLANYAQQLELKLIDFNGGSLRNAIPREAAATVALPSHNLDKLQQLYTEFTTTLQQELAAIETTLVTFIEQSDAPFDAFSQQSQQAFVAALNACPNGVIRMSDAIEGVVETSLNLGVITTEQDKVTVLCLIRSLIDSGRRQVESMLTSVATLSGASIEFSGAYPGWKPDADSEIMAVFRDMYQEVYGHKPNIMVIHAGLECGLFKKPYPNMDMVSFGPTIKFPHSPDEKVKIDTVDLYWEQMVNLLKHIPNKA